Genomic DNA from Brassica rapa cultivar Chiifu-401-42 chromosome A04, CAAS_Brap_v3.01, whole genome shotgun sequence:
GGGTTTaaatatcttataaatataGGTTTAAACCTGACATTAGATATTTGTGTGGGATGACGTAACCTCAATTATATTGTTGCACTAGGATAATCGCATCgcgtttttttaaaaaaattgcataATATGTTTTAAGCAGGAATAATTATAGATTTCATGTTATCATGTTTTGGGCAATTTAAATTGCctcttttttggttttttatttttattatttgaaaacataaaagagaAGGTTGGAGTCTAAACTCATCGTAGcaggaaaatattaaaaactggTGAATTGATCTCCAAAAGGGAGACAATGACCCACTTAAATGGTTCTTAGTTACCCTCAGCCAAATGCCTCCCACACATGGTTCCACAACTTTAGAGGGTTACCACCTTGTAGTAGGTCACGATCCGCATGAACAGTCGAAGTAATTGTTTTCCAGNNNNNNNNNNNNNNNNNNNNNNNNNNNNNNNNNNNNNNNNNNNNNNNNNNNNNNNNNNNNNNNNNNNNNNNNNNNNNNNNNNNNNNNNNNNNNNNNNNNNCAACATTACCACTGCAGGTTTTAATAGAGTGGGGTTTGGCTTCATGTTGTCAGTCCATTGTATTCACTTCATTGTTTGATAGGCTTGAGCATTGTTATTGTTAACAGTTTTACGAATAAAAAGGATTAGAATAGCTACTTTTGCTGTGCTTGGCTTAATTCAGGATAACTACGGTTTATGTGGTTCAGTAGAAAAGTCCATAGCTATCTTCCATTTTTAGTCCAATGTTTATAACATTTTGCTTCATATTCAGACTGCTCGAAATAAAACATTGTCGGGACGTTGTAAAACGTTTATCGAGTTTTCTTCTTTGGTTGGTTTGTTAAAAAATAGATGGATGCTCTTTGATTGCCAAACGTGACAAAGGATACCCAACCTCCAATTAGTTAAGATATCTCACCTCCAATTAGTTTATATATCCCATTACTAATTTGATTGTATTATTTGATCGTACAAATAAACTCAAATTGGAGAATAGATAGAATTAACTAAAAACAATTTGATTATATTATTGATCGTACAAATAACTTCATAATAAATTCTAaagcacatatatatatatatatatatatatattctgataATCAGAATtgttttgttgttaaagatATCGAGctcgactttttttttttttggaaaaatgttaaataaatcGAGCTAGACTTCCAAGAGCCAAATCTATATAAgtaaggtttttaattattttcctaCAAGTTTgaaagatacatatatatatttatataaccaGATAATTTCAGACCGAGTAGCACCTCATCTTCAAACTTTTACAATCAATATGCATCAAGCGGCAGCTAACATATCCGACCCCGACTAACAAAAACGATAGACACTAGATTAATGCCATTTTATTCATCTGAGTAtcacacacacgaacacacacgcacacacacataaattatatatatatatatatatatatatataatatatatatattatatatatatatatatataatatatatatatatatatatatgtatgtataatgTAATATTGAATGTAGATAAGATCAAGCGTAGAATAACATTGCTAAAAGATAGATTATGCTTCGTAATATTACTATATACGTCAATCTCACACTTGTCTTTCATGGATGTTACGTGGTCAATTTGTCACTAAACTGTAATCATGTATTTTGGTGTTTTGCCATGCCCACGACAAAACAAAAAACGCAAAACTTGAGATTAAAGGATTGCATGAGTTAGGTTCCTTTTTCCAATCATGGACCTAACTTAACAGTATGACATTCGACTTAACCTTTCATTTGCATTATTCTCACGTATGTTTGTGTACATCATCtcatttcacaaaacaaacaataagacaaaattataaacagttttgtCGACCACTTTCCCTGAAATAgatgactcaccaagaaacatTCAAGATTGAGGGTTTGTTAGGCTAACAACCTCTTTGGTTAAATCTTTTCAAACCTTTTTTTGAAAAGAGGGCCACGTACGAATCCTTTAAAGAGGACGTGATTCCAAAATGTACAAAGGTATGTCTACTGGTAAAGGATTCATTATTTCATTCCTTATACTTTTTCGTAGTAATAATTCCACATTCACTTAGTTCGTAACTTCTTATAAAACAGAGTAGCATTCACTAAGTTGCTTGTTATGACTTATGATGCATGGGCTatgattattttaaatgtaaacaTTAATAGTTACGTTTGCATTTAAACTTTCAAccattatttttcatttatagaACCGGAAACCTTTTCAGACCTTAGAACATTATAGCTAGTCGTCGAATTTTAgaagaaaattttgttttctgcACAACTtgtgaaataattaaaaataataatttttagaatatatatatatatgttaaattctTGGAAATAGGACAAAATAATTCAAACTCAAGACGATTGTGTTGATGATTTGAAATAATGTACTTTTATTGAGGCGTTAAGACTATGGTTACGTTTAATGAAGAACATAATATCATTACATCAAAACATAAATGGGAACAGGAATTGATCGATCTCTTTCTCGAAACAAacgaaaaggaaagaaaaaaacgaaatataaatcatagatCAACGAAGCTCTTTCGGAGACTGAGCTATCCCGGCCATTACCGAAATATCATTCTCATTTTATGAAATGGCCAAGTGGAGCATGCATGAAGGAGTCAGATCCTTCTTATATTATTTCCTTGGCGCAGCTGGGTCATTCTGGATTTGAACCAGAGACCTCGCCGTTTACTCCGAAATTTAGATAAAAATGGAATTGTTCGTCCACGGAGGGTGAGTCAGGGCCTAGGCAACTGCAAGCATATCATCCTAAATGTATACGTACTTCTAGTTTGTATTTTGGTGTATTTAAAGACGTCCAGACGAGAAAAATGTTTCTTAGaaaattacaaatttttatatatcatttttcaattgaaagtaaattttgttattcaaaaaaagCTTGAACTATATATCGATGAATTCCTCGCGGTGAACCGGAATAAAAAGCTTTCATGTACACCTAACCTCTTAAAACGTTTATCGAGAGAAGATGATTCCTTACTTGTTGTCGGAGAACTAATCAAGTTAGGTAGCCAAAGATTGATCTTATCCATGCCTGCGCACATTCATTTTCTTATATAGGCTGGAATTATAATTTGGAACACttatctaagaaaaaaaaacaggggTTCCCTGAAAGTAATCACTCCTAACAAAAAACAACAATGTTTATTTTCCTTATTGTATGGATTTGGCTGATAACTTATGACTTACGAGTTGAAGTGTGCATTAATTTGCAGTTTGTCCAGACGGTTGTTGCTGCTACCTTCATCAGTTTACACATTTAGTTCCGTAAGATAGTACCTAAGCTAGACATTGTGAACCTTCAATCAGATAAACTCAAATGGACAAAACTTAAACCCTATTTACTCGGACgggtataataataaataattgtacaaatattttagtattattGGTTCTAGTAGGTTCTGGAGAGTTcttaaatataaagttatttCAGGAAGTCAATATAAAACCTCTTCTCACATCAAGATATTAATTAATGAAAGATTAACGTATGCTGATTGTATAATTGAAGTAGTACAAATCCCGAAGATGAGATGTGAAGAAACATGAAGGACGTCGGAAATGTAGAAATATGCACGAGTGCGAAGTTTAATCAGAAAGTTTGGTGCATGAGAGCTCTACCAATTCACTTTTTTTTGTCGGACAACATTACCATCGTAACACTCTCTGAACTGCTTATCCATCTGTATCGAGAAATCTCTATATATCTCTGGATAAAATACATTTCATGTTTCGAAAGTACGTATGTTTTTTTAACTCCTttgaaattacaaaatatagaTAAAGTATGACACGTACTCTCGCTGCTTGTGTTTTTAACATTGAATTATTCTTTCATCTCTTATTAACTGGCCTAGTTTGAATTGCTAGTTATAATTTGAAAATTCTCTGTATGATGTAAGTTTCAAAGACagccaaaaataaaatacaaatactaACATCGAGTACCCTGTAATACTTATGGAGATATGTGTATTCATTATCATATAGAATTAACAaagaaaattatgaaatttttttgaagaaaaccctaattaaaGCTTGTTGCCGATGCAGCAACAGACGCCACTTAGGAAAGCTACTACTGTCCAAACTTTTATGTCTTTGCTTCGTCCTTCACTCTCTATAAATTCACTTAATCTCTTCTCTCTTTCACTCATcaagtaatatttttatttttcacttctTTCTAATTTAGAGTTCATTATAAATTGAGCCAACAAAGGGAGTTCGTAAAGGAGTAGTTTGGCTTTTTGGTTGAGTTATTCTTAAATTGCTTTTTACAACAACTATCTACTTTTTTGGAACACTATATACTATATCATATAATTCTTCTACTAAACATGTGTACTGGAAAATCATCACACACAAAATCCCCACCCAAGGTTATTCAATAATTAGTTACTTACTTTTTCATCAACTTCAATTATTAGTTACTTTTAGTTGTTTACTTTCGTGCACGTATATACATTGCATGTAAGTATGCTTGCACGTGTATAGAAATCTGGGCACGTGTGACATGTTCTTATACGTTATTAGTGACAAAGTTTTTTTCTCCTTGTTTTAAAAAGTATGGGAAAACAAGTCCAACTTCTTCTGTACTCTCCCTGGGTTCCAACGGTAAAAGAATGGTGAGATGAAgatttcattttctttatttacttgtttatttttcttgtgaGGCAAATTTTAATGAATGTGTATAGTTTTAACCATTAAACTCTACATTTTATCAAGTTTCTTCATTTTTACGTACTCATGGCTAATATTGGAAAAAGGAAAATCTTGCTTGAAGGCTCTAACTTGCGTATATGTTTGGCCTAAAAACCAATTGATGAACAATATAAGTTTATGCCTTCAAAGGTTTTTTAGCAAAAGAAATTCCACCAATactttttctgttttatttatttgtttttcaaaataaattaaaacaatttcTATCCAAAATGATGATAACATCAATTTTCTGCCAATTTCAGTATAATCAAGTTAAATCTtgaatgttcttttttttttttgaaacacacttACTTTCATTAAAACCTCATGAAAAGCTTCACAATTAAGAATGTTCTAATAGAAATATTACTAACGAAATCGGAATCTATAGGGATATCCCACTAATTAATCTAGTTTTTAAAATGTCACTTCATGAAAAGCTTCACAATTAAGAAATAGTCTACCAAGGTTTCATTTTCTAATATATAACAAGTTAGTTAATTAACTACTATTTCACATTGAGTTACTCTAGGTATATTAAACCTTAAGTTGGTTAAAAAGAGTAAGTAGTATCACACATTCACACGTTAATTGTGTTCTACtgtatgtatttatattatgtGTTACTCGTCAAGTTCTCGATTGAAAGTTGTAAACAAAGAGTAAAGTATATATCTTGGAGTGTACTTAAATACCATAGTGATCAATCATGTAAATCCTCGTACAATGACTCAATTTGCGATCGTTCCATGAAAATTCTATCGTAGACCAAAGTGGAACTCAAAGACAGAGCGCATGACAAAACCAAGGCAGCCGCTTCTAAGGTATACTCATACAGAGATTCTATGATAAATtgtaaaaatgagttttttcattaaaataagataatagaTATCCGCAAAATAACACGTAAAATAAAAAGGCATGTTACACGAAAATATTGTACTAAAGAAAATATGCAAGTTGCAACTCTCAACTACGTCCTATAAATATAACTGTTATATATATCAATGCATTTTGTGTTTACATGCATTAAGCCGTCTCAAATTATTTGAAATGTTATACAAAGTTCTTcgataatatatttgattagtTAAGGTCAGGTCTTACTAAAAACAATCAAGAACCTTgcaatatagaaaatattaatattatttttttatagaaacaCATCTTCCAACTCTGTTCTTGCTCAAATTCACCAATTGCACATTCTAATATACGGTCTTACATGAATATATTTACTTCTGCGACTAATAACATGCATGTAATTGTTTTTTTCCAATCAATCAGAATGTTGCAAAAGCACCagcaaaagagaacaaaaagcCTCTTGCGTTCAAGCTTCACTCTGGCGAGAGAGCAGTGAAACGTGCCATGTTCAACTATTCGGTTTACACAATCTTCCtctgtaatttttattaattttactaTTCTATTTCCATGGAGCTCGTTCATCATTTTCGCAGGTTGCAACTAATTACTATATCACGAGACTGcaaaagaaacaagaagagaagTTGCAAAAGGTAACTTACAAAAAAGGCTTACAATTAGCATCAGGCTAGAGAACAACCTTTCAAACAGTACTCTGACTGGTTTTGGTCTCACTTGGACTGTCTCCTACGAACACAATACATGACTCTATATGAACCTGGCCAGTCGAGAATTGAAAAATGATTTAGCTGCTTTGGTATAAGTAATAAGTGTATAAACGGAATAAACCGTTTCGTAAGAAGATACTAAATCCAGGCCAACTTTTCTCATATGATATGGGTCTTTTTTGGTTTGATATCAGTCCTTAAGTAAAACACATCGATATAACGAAATTTCTTCAGCTAAAGGAACGATTTTATTTAAACTCGGTTTAATACGGTTTGAAAAGAATTCTCAATATTAAACCGAACCGTGAAACAGATGATAGAAGAGGAAGAGATTCGTATGCTAAGAAAGGAAATGGTTCCGAAAGCTCAACTGATGCCTTTCTTCGACCGACCTTTCCTTCCACAGAGGTTAGTTTGGTCCGAGAACGATTCTCaatgatatataaatagtaTTATATGATTCATATAGTTTACTACTAATAAATctgaattaatttttttaatatatttgagtGTAGATCAAGCAGACCGTTGACGATGCCAAAGGAACCAAGCTTTGGAAATGTTAACAGTACTTGTTGGACTTGTGTGTTCAACAACCAATACTATCTCTATCATATTCACCATGTTCATGCTTAAATCTTAAGAGCCACTTGCTCAGTTAGAGGCTTTTGCTATTTTCATTCCAATCAGTTACCCTTTCTGCTTTTTCGCCTTGGCAAGTTTCTGTCTCTCATCTTTTGCGCTTCTTCTTGTAATTTTTCGTAGAGTTAAATAAATGATCGATCTCTATACAAGTAGTCACTCTCATTTGTTCCGTATATCCAGTTGAGTGTTAAAGTTTTTATAAGCAAAATCAGAACAAGATGATAACAAATATGGAACCATGGAAATTTTCAATCCAAGGCTAGTTGATTGCACAACTATAGATTGtagtttatcttcttcttttttttttttttttttgtaacacacaTTATAGTTTATCTACAACTGGAGAAATGCTAATGGAGATTCAAAATAGGTTGGcaaatattatttgataaagTGGCATTAGTTAGCTATATGCAAATGATGAGGTGAACAGCTCAGGAAGAGCCcaactcttttttttcattGAGAAATATTAAATACTAGGGGTGTGTCCGCGCTACACGCGGAAGGTCGTGAATTTGTTTTATtccgtatatgttatattttttgtttcatgctagtgttttattttacttatatatatatatgtttttatatgtaTAGGTGGTGGTTAAATAGTAATTAAATACATAAACACAATGTATTTGGATGAAGATGATGGAGGTCCATGTTTAGAATAAGGGTTAGTTGAGTATTTGTGTTTTTACATTTTGGAACTAATTTTATGTTATGCAaacgtttaatttttttcttgtctttattaaaatttatgtatGTCAAAGAAAGTTTTATTATCAAGGAGGGTCTTTTCTTTGAAGTTGTcgatgtttaaaaatattgggCTCATGTGACGAtatctaaagtatatatattttccattCTTTGCTTGCATGAGAGCGTGGATTTAATGACTTTCCTGtttataaaagatttttttgGAGCTTAATTGGTGCTTACATAGTTATCTAAGatttcttcttccccatttaAGTGTTTTGGTATATTTGGAGCTTGTGAAAGTCAAATATATCAGAGAGACACTTGTATGTACGTAGCTTGTAACTCGACGGTCTGCTCCTATGGtagtatttattttcatttggcTTTTTGTTTTCTAGGGCAGTTATAGAtagctttgatttttttttatggtgaACATTTAAGTGTTTTATTTTTGGCCTTAACGTATTCGGACTCGAATCATTGATAACGGTTTTATAGTTAACGACATATAATGACATTAGTATGGCAGAAAAACAGTTAAGTGGAGGAATATTAACTCTGTCCATGGAGAATTATATGATCGATTGATTAAGTCTGTTTTCAGAGCTCTGTACCTAGGTGTTCTGCAATTGCATGGTAGCTAGTTTGtgctgatgtttttttttttggttttggttgatAATACGTAGAAGCTATGTTATGTATTCCTTTCAAATTCCAATTATCATTTTCAAATAATGTAAAATGTTCTGTTTTTATCATCCAGAGAATTTGAGTCATATGGTCAACGCTTTTAAGGTATGGTTGTGGGTTTaaatatcttataaatataGGTTAAACCTGACATTAGATATTTGTGTGGGATGACGTAACCTCAATATATTGTTGCACTTAGGATAATCGCAtcgagtttttttaaaaaaattgcataATATGTTTTAAGCAGGAATAATTATAGATTTCATGTTATCATGTTTTGGGCAATTTAAATTGCctcttttttggttttttattttattatttgaaaacataaaagagaAAGGTTTGAGTCTAAACTCATCGTAGcaggaaaatattaaaaactggTGAATTGATCTCCAAAAGGGAGACAATGACCCACTTAAATGGTTCTTAGTTACCCTCAGCCAAATGCCTCCACACATGGTTCCACAACTTTAGAGGGTTACCAACCTTGTAGTAGGTCAAGATCCGCATGAACAGTCGAAGTAATTGTTTTCCAGTTGCCCAATATGATGCCTCATCTACAGCTTCATGCCACTCTTTATCATCGTCTAGTAACCCTCTAGCATAACATACATTCCGAAACTCTTCGAACATCACATCACCAACAGTATGGAGGGCATCAAAACTTGATGGACCTCGTATAACATTAACCAAAATCCTCAAGTAATAGAGATCACCAGCAGATGGGTGGATGTAAGTTATCCTTCCTATAGCAGTGACCTTTTGTCTTGGTGTCCAGATTATTTCATCACTGTGGTATGTAAACCTACTCTGAAATTCAACAAAGGTTAGCTCTCGGGCCTCTTCATAAGTCTCATTTGCGACCATCCATGCTGTGAACATAGTCCTATCTATATCTGGTCTTCTTACAGTCTCATGCTGTAAATTGGCTGATTTCTCATACAGTCTACAGGCAGACTTCCCACTTGTGGAGTCATTGTCGGGTTTGGAAGACAACCTATAAGTAGTATATTATCAGATAATGGATAAACTCATGTATTGCCGTCACGTCAAAATAGAGTCCGGCTTGCCGTCAcgtcaaaataaaaatgagtcCCAGAGATAGCATTGAGATAAAGTCGACCTGCATATAGATTAACACAAAGATTAACACATGGAAATATGAAATCTCCTAAATATAATACGAAGCTATTCACCTCCTACAAACTTAGGATTGATGTTCGTAGCCACCATCACTCTAGGTTGGACAACACCAGCCTCCAGCCTCTTGTGGAGTAGCTCAGCTACACTGTCGAAAACACTGACGCACACAGTTGCATCGCTGCCAAGGATAAAAATTGTTCACATCATCTCCTCTTACAATTGTATATTATCTCctaaataaataatcaattatGGGCAGAAAAATTACTTATATACTTTGATAGTAACCATCACTCGCTGAGTTGTCTGAGCGTGATCATTGTACGTTGTCCTGATATCAGAAACCTCACCAATGATGTCTGTAACAAAGATAATAATACCGTATAAGATAAGATGTATGAATACATAGATAAACTTCTAACGAACGAAGAAGAGATGAAGACACACCTGGAAGATGAACGTTAGTGTTAGCTAACGCCATGAGTTCCTCAAGAGTTCGGAACCTGAACAGCTCAGTAGGGATCGGATTATCAACTGCGGCCACTTCAACCATCTTTGTAAACTCGTTCAGCCGGATAGACACAACAAAATCACAAAGCTTGAAATGATTGCTGCTTCTAGTCACATCAAATCCACTAAGCTCATACATAGCTCCTTCACGTAGAAGTTCTCGGAATGTGTTAAGCCGATGGACAGAAACAGATGCTTGGATAAGAGAAGACTGCAGAATAAGGATGTAATCAGAAGCTGTAATCCAAGTTTAAAACAGATAAGaggtttaaacaaaaaaaatctcaccTGATCATCCAACAGAAGCATATCGAGACCCATTAGTTCACCGCCCTTCTTAGCATTCCTAGCTTCCCAAAATCGGAGCAGGCGTGTCACAACGATCCGAGCACAACGTCCTCGCCTCAACTCGGAAAGGGAGATCTGGGGAGCAGCCATAGTTCACGCCGGTATGTGTTTGAGTTATGAGTAGGAAAAAAAAACCTTCTGTGATAACCATGAAGCCTTGAATACCTATTTATAGGATACAAATCCTGAAGAATCCGAAGAGATCGAAGGTTCTGGTGAATTGAGGAGTAGTGGGGAGAGAATTTACTGAGATTAAATGTTGTGTTTATGGATTGAACATAAATCGCGATCCGTTACTTGATCTCTGTTCTACgacgatgaagatgatgatattAGGATTTAGTTTCGTGTCAGTAGACGGCGTGGAAAAAGAGGAGTGGTTGTTGggccaaaattaaaaaaaagccCAGCATAAACATCAAAATCAGAGAAAGCCAACCCAAACCAACAAACAATAAACACAAAACCCAAAAGATAAACGCCTTCCGTAAATAATCAAACGTATGAGACGGTGCTGACGTGGAGATTTCTCCTTCCCCTGCGGTGATGACGTGGCAGGCCAGGTGAAGGGAAGTTCTCCTTTATAtatctaaagtatatatattttccattCTTTGCTTGCATGAGAGCGTGGATTTAATGACTTTCCTGtttataaaagatttttttgGAGCTTAATTGGTGCTTACATAGTTATCTAAGatttcttcttccccatttaAGTGTTTTGGTATATTTGGAGCTTGTGAAAGTCAAATATATCAGAGAGACACTTGTATGTACGTAGCTTGTAACTCGACGGTCTGCTCCTATGGtagtatttattttcatttggcTTTTTGTTTTCTAGGGCAGTTATAGAtagctttgatttttttttatggtgaACATTTAAGTGTTTTATTTTTGGCCTTAACGTATTCGGACTCGAATCATTGATAACGGTTTTATAGTTAACGACATATAATGACATTAGTATGGCAGAAAAACAGTTAAGTGGAGGAATATTAACTCTGTCCATGGAGAATTATATGATCGATTGATTAAGTCTGTTTTCAGAGCTCTGTACCTAGGTGTTCTGCAATTGCATGGTAGCTAGTTTGtgctgatgtttttttttttggttttggttgatAATACGTAGAAGCTATGTTATGTATTCCTTTCAAATTCCAATTATCATTTTCAAATAATGTAAAATGTTCTGTTTTTATCATCCAGAGAATTTGAGTCATATGGTCAACGCTTTTAAGGTATGGTTGTGGGTTTaaatatcttataaatataGGTTAAACCTGACATTAGATATTTGTGTGGGATGACGTAACCTCAATTATATTGTTGCACTTAGGATAATCGCAtcgagtttttttaaaaaaattgcataATATGTTTTAAGCAGGAATAATTATAGATTTCATGTTATCATGTTTTGGGCAATTTAAATTGCctcttttttggttttttattttattatttgaaaacataaaagagaAAGGTTTGAGTCTAAACTCATCGTAGcaggaaaatattaaaaactggTGAATTGATCTCCAAAAGGGAGACAATGACCCACTTAAATGGTTCTTAGTTACCCTCAGCCAAATGCCTCCACACATGGTTCCACAACTTTAGAGGGTTACCAACCTTGTAGTAGGTCAAGATCCGCATGAACAGTCGAAGTAATTGTTTTCCAGTTGCCCAATATGATGCCTCATCTACAGCTTCATGCCACTCTTTATCATCGTCTAGTAACCCTCTAGCATAACATACATTCCGAAACTCTTCGAACATCACATCACCAACAGTATGGAGGGCATCAAAACTTGATGGACCTCGTATAACATTAACCAAAATCCTCAAGTAATAGAGATCACCAGCAGATGGGTGGATGTAAGTTATCCTTCCTATAGCAGTGACCTTTTGTCTTGGTGTCCAGATTATTTCATCACTGTGGTATGTAAACCTACTCTGAAATTCAACAAAGGTTAGCTCTCGGGCCTCTTCATAAGTCTCATTTGCGACCATCCATGCTGTGAACATAGTCCTATCTATATCTGGTCTTCTTACAGTCTCATGCTGTAAATTGGCTGATTTCTCATACAGTCTACAGGCAGACTTCCCACTTGTGGAGTCATTGTCGGGTTTGGAAGACAACCTATAAGTAGTATATTATCAGATAATGGATAAACTCATGTATTGCCGTCACGTCAAAATAGAGTCCGGCTTGCCGTCAcgtcaaaataaaaatgagtcCCAGAGATAGCATTGAGATAAAGTCGACCTGCATATAGATTAACACAAAGATTAACACATGGAAATATGAAATCTCCTAAATATAATACGAAGCTATTCACCTCCTACAAACTTAGGATTGATGTTCGTAGCCACCATCACTCTAGGTTGGACAACACCAGCCTCCAGCCTCTTGTGGAGTAGCTCAGCTACACTGTCGAAAACACTGACGCACACAGTTGCATCGCTGCCAAGGATAAAAATTGTTCACATCATCTCCTCTTACAATTGTATATTATCTCctaaataaataatcaattatGGGCAGAAAAATTACTTATATACTTTGATAGTAACCATCACTCGCTGAGTTGTCTGAGCGTGATCATTGTACGTTGTCCTGATATCAGAAACCTCACCAATGATGTCTGTAACAAAGATAATAATACCGTATAAGATAAGATGTATGAATACATAGATAAACTTCTAACGAACGAAGAAGAGATGAAGACACACCTGGAAGATGAACGTTAGTGTTAGCTAACGCCATGAGTTCCTCAAGAGTTCGGAACCTGAACAGCTCAGTAGGGATCGGATTATCAACTGCGGCCACTTCAACCATCTTTGTAAACTCGTTCAGCCGGATAGACACAACAAAATCACAAAGCTTGAAATGATTGCTGCTTCTAGTCACATCAAATCCACTAAGCTCATACATAGCTCCTTCACGTAGAAGTTCTCGGAATGTGTTAAGCCGATGGACAGAAACAGATGCTTGGATAAGAGAAGACTGCAGAATAAGGATGTAATCAGAAGCTGTAATCCAAGTTTAAAACAGATAAGaggtttaaacaaaaaaaatctcaccTGATCATCCAACAGAAGCATATCGAGACCCATTAGTTCACCGCCCTTCTTAGCATTCCTAGCTTCCCAAAATCGGAGCAGGCGTGTCACAACGATCCGAGCACAACGTCCTCGCCTCAACTCGGAAAGGGAGATCTGGGGAGCAGCCATAGTTCACGCCGGTATGTGTTTGAGTTATG
This window encodes:
- the LOC117133623 gene encoding uncharacterized protein LOC117133623; this translates as MAAPQISLSELRRGRCARIVVTRLLRFWEARNAKKGGELMGLDMLLLDDQSSLIQASVSVHRLNTFRELLREGAMYELSGFDVTRSSNHFKLCDFVVSIRLNEFTKMVEVAAVDNPIPTELFRFRTLEELMALANTNVHLPDIIGEVSDIRTTYNDHAQTTQRVMVTIKVYNDATVCVSVFDSVAELLHKRLEAGVVQPRVMVATNINPKFVGGRLYLNAISGTHFYFDVTASRTLF
- the LOC117133622 gene encoding protein TPX2-like isoform X4; this encodes MCTGKSSHTKSPPKYGKTSPTSSVLSLGSNGKRMNVAKAPAKENKKPLAFKLHSGERAVKRAMFNYSKQEEKLQKMIEEEEIRMLRKEMVPKAQLMPFFDRPFLPQRSSRPLTMPKEPSFGNVNSTCWTCVFNNQYYLYHIHHVHA
- the LOC117133622 gene encoding protein TPX2-like isoform X3; its protein translation is MCTGKSSHTKSPPKYGKTSPTSSVLSLGSNGKRMNVAKAPAKENKKPLAFKLHSGERAVKRAMFNYSVATNYYITRLQKKQEEKLQKMIEEEEIRMLRKEMVPKAQLMPFFDRPFLPQRSSRPLTMPKEPSFGNVNSTCWTCVFNNQYYLYHIHHVHA
- the LOC117133622 gene encoding uncharacterized protein LOC117133622 isoform X2, with the translated sequence MCTGKSSHTKSPPKYGKTSPTSSVLSLGSNGKRMTKVELKDRAHDKTKAAASKNVAKAPAKENKKPLAFKLHSGERAVKRAMFNYSKQEEKLQKMIEEEEIRMLRKEMVPKAQLMPFFDRPFLPQRSSRPLTMPKEPSFGNVNSTCWTCVFNNQYYLYHIHHVHA
- the LOC117133622 gene encoding protein TPX2-like isoform X5, encoding MTKVELKDRAHDKTKAAASKNVAKAPAKENKKPLAFKLHSGERAVKRAMFNYSVATNYYITRLQKKQEEKLQKMIEEEEIRMLRKEMVPKAQLMPFFDRPFLPQRSSRPLTMPKEPSFGNVNSTCWTCVFNNQYYLYHIHHVHA
- the LOC117133622 gene encoding uncharacterized protein LOC117133622 isoform X1 encodes the protein MCTGKSSHTKSPPKYGKTSPTSSVLSLGSNGKRMTKVELKDRAHDKTKAAASKNVAKAPAKENKKPLAFKLHSGERAVKRAMFNYSVATNYYITRLQKKQEEKLQKMIEEEEIRMLRKEMVPKAQLMPFFDRPFLPQRSSRPLTMPKEPSFGNVNSTCWTCVFNNQYYLYHIHHVHA